From a single Methanofollis sp. W23 genomic region:
- a CDS encoding radical SAM protein: MQVCEIFGSLQGEGRSQGRPTTFVRLAGCNLRCRWCDTPGAQDPEDGEEVSVDVVLDQVWRMRRRHVCITGGEPLLQVEEVAEMCRRLHRMDYSVEIETNGTVDFRPVQPFASVCMDVKCPSSGEKSDLGLLSHINSRDSVKFVVGDARDLSYAEEVITRCPVKGEIFVSPVYGTDERGIAAWVLNSGLPVRFQIQLHKHLEMR; encoded by the coding sequence ATGCAGGTCTGTGAGATCTTCGGGTCCCTCCAGGGGGAAGGGAGATCCCAGGGGCGCCCCACCACGTTTGTCCGTCTTGCCGGGTGCAACCTGCGGTGCCGGTGGTGCGACACCCCGGGCGCGCAGGACCCGGAGGACGGCGAAGAGGTCAGCGTCGATGTCGTCCTCGACCAGGTCTGGCGGATGCGCCGGCGGCACGTCTGTATCACCGGCGGCGAACCCCTGCTCCAGGTCGAGGAGGTGGCCGAGATGTGCCGCCGCCTCCACCGGATGGACTACTCAGTCGAGATCGAGACGAACGGGACCGTCGACTTCCGCCCGGTGCAGCCGTTTGCCTCGGTCTGCATGGACGTCAAGTGCCCGTCTTCAGGAGAGAAGAGCGACCTTGGTCTCCTTTCACATATCAACTCCCGCGACTCGGTGAAGTTCGTGGTCGGCGACGCCCGCGACCTCTCGTATGCCGAGGAGGTGATCACCCGCTGCCCGGTGAAGGGCGAGATCTTCGTCTCGCCGGTCTACGGCACCGACGAGCGCGGGATCGCCGCATGGGTGCTCAACTCGGGTCTGCCGGTGCGCTTCCAGATACAGCTCCATAAACACCTGGAGATGAGATAA
- a CDS encoding 6-carboxytetrahydropterin synthase: protein MVTCIYKDTHFDASHRLLHYKGKCNRLHGHRWRVEVWVEGTPDPQTGILIDFNTIKEVVDRFDHQVILNEDDPMAGCLQHFQEVVTTRGDPTSEVLAEVITALINEACAGEGGDAKVTKIRVWEAETCYAEIEYAGL from the coding sequence ATGGTCACCTGTATCTACAAGGACACGCACTTTGACGCGAGTCACCGCCTGCTCCATTATAAGGGCAAATGCAACCGGCTCCACGGCCACCGGTGGCGGGTGGAGGTCTGGGTGGAGGGGACGCCAGACCCTCAGACCGGGATTCTCATCGACTTCAATACCATAAAAGAGGTGGTGGACCGGTTCGACCACCAGGTGATCCTCAACGAGGACGACCCCATGGCCGGATGCCTGCAGCATTTCCAGGAGGTCGTGACCACCCGCGGCGACCCGACAAGCGAGGTGCTCGCCGAGGTTATCACCGCCCTCATCAATGAGGCGTGCGCCGGCGAGGGGGGCGACGCGAAGGTGACGAAGATCAGGGTCTGGGAGGCCGAGACCTGCTACGCGGAGATCGAGTATGCAGGTCTGTGA
- a CDS encoding 30S ribosomal protein S7, protein MTEVEAPVQAEEQPQESGVKRLLFNKWDLAEVEINDPGLARYVTLTSMIVPHSCGKLSQQQFAKSDMLIVERLINKIMLTEHNTGKKQVASKIVEKAFERVYKKTKTNPIQILVDAVANAGPREETVRLKYGGINVPKSVDTAPQRRVDAAVGFLATATYNGSHKSRRSASDVLADELIAAAKGDAKCFSVSKKEERERVAKAAR, encoded by the coding sequence ATGACGGAAGTAGAAGCTCCTGTCCAGGCAGAAGAGCAGCCGCAGGAAAGCGGTGTAAAGAGGCTCCTTTTCAACAAGTGGGACCTCGCAGAGGTGGAGATCAACGACCCCGGGCTTGCCAGGTACGTCACTCTCACCTCCATGATCGTGCCGCATTCGTGCGGGAAGCTCTCGCAGCAGCAGTTTGCCAAGAGTGACATGCTCATCGTCGAGCGCCTGATCAACAAGATCATGCTGACCGAGCACAACACTGGCAAGAAGCAGGTGGCGAGCAAGATCGTCGAGAAGGCTTTCGAAAGGGTCTATAAGAAGACGAAGACCAACCCGATCCAGATCCTCGTTGATGCGGTCGCCAATGCAGGCCCGCGCGAGGAGACGGTCAGGCTGAAGTACGGTGGGATCAATGTCCCCAAGTCGGTCGACACCGCCCCGCAACGCAGGGTGGACGCCGCCGTGGGGTTCCTCGCCACCGCGACCTACAATGGTTCTCACAAGAGCAGGCGGTCGGCCTCTGACGTCCTTGCGGACGAACTGATCGCCGCAGCCAAGGGCGACGCTAAGTGTTTCTCTGTTTCGAAAAAAGAGGAACGTGAGCGTGTTGCCAAGGCTGCACGGTAA
- the queC gene encoding 7-cyano-7-deazaguanine synthase QueC has product MRAVCLLSGGMDSTTLAYVAQEMGYEILALHLTYGQLTEEKERACAERVAGLLGAEEFCEVDVGYFSQFGASALVDPDIPVNDFRDEHEGVPKTYVPFRNGNLLAMAVSYAESRDADAVFIGVQTSDYSGYPDCRLEFIQAFQRAVDLGTAREKPIRLMTPFVQMNKTEILRKGLALDVPYEHTWSCYQSSDAACGVCESCHFRLEAFRALGIEDPIPYRKRP; this is encoded by the coding sequence ATGCGAGCAGTATGTCTGCTGTCAGGCGGGATGGACTCGACCACCCTCGCTTATGTGGCGCAGGAGATGGGCTACGAGATCCTGGCCCTCCACCTCACCTACGGCCAGTTGACCGAGGAGAAGGAACGGGCCTGTGCAGAGAGGGTCGCCGGACTCCTCGGCGCCGAAGAGTTCTGCGAGGTGGACGTCGGCTACTTCAGCCAGTTCGGGGCAAGCGCCCTCGTCGACCCGGACATCCCGGTGAACGACTTCAGGGACGAGCACGAAGGCGTCCCAAAGACCTATGTCCCGTTCAGGAACGGGAATCTTCTGGCGATGGCGGTCAGTTATGCCGAGTCGCGCGACGCCGACGCCGTCTTTATCGGGGTCCAGACCTCCGACTACTCAGGGTATCCTGACTGCAGACTCGAGTTCATCCAGGCGTTCCAGCGCGCGGTGGACCTGGGGACGGCACGGGAAAAACCGATCAGGCTGATGACCCCCTTTGTCCAGATGAACAAGACCGAGATCCTCAGGAAGGGCCTGGCCCTCGACGTCCCGTACGAGCATACCTGGTCCTGCTACCAGAGTTCTGACGCCGCCTGCGGGGTCTGCGAGTCCTGTCATTTCAGGCTCGAGGCCTTCAGGGCGCTGGGGATCGAGGACCCGATACCATACAGGAAGAGACCATGA
- a CDS encoding elongation factor EF-2 yields the protein MTRRKKMVERVTELMDKPDRIRNIGIVAHIDHGKTTLSDNLLAGAGMISEELAGHQLFMDSDEEEQARGITIDSSNVSMVHEYGGNQYLINMIDTPGHVDFGGDVTRAMRAVDGAVVVVDAVEGTMPQTETVLRQALKEGVKPVLFVNKVDRLINELQVDATEMQIRLGRVIDKVNKLIKGMNEKMYNDGWKLDAAQGTVAFGSALYNWAVSVPYMKMSGVNFGEVFERCRAEDMKTLAKKSPLHDVLLDMVVKHLPNPIEAQDRRVHIIWHGDYESKVGKAMIDCDPKGPVAMMVTDISFDPHAGEVATGRLFSGTLSRGDELYISGTGGKANRLQQVGIFMGPERIEVDNLCAGNIAAVTGLKDAIVGSTVTSMMDMAPFESLQHYSEPVMTVAVEAKNMKDLPKLVTVLRQVAKEDPTVRVTINEETGEHLISGMGELHLEIITGRIARDKGVEIVTSPPIVVYRETVAQKAGPVEGKSPNRHNRFYIELEPMNPQVVDLIKSGELSMNLPELERREILMNAGVDKDEAKNIKAIEGTNAFFDMTKGIQYLNETMELVFEGWREALAGGPLAEEEVQNLKIRLVDVKLHEDAIHRGPAQVIPAVRSAVKAGLLLAGDTLLEPTQKIQITVPMEQMGAATGQIQGRRGQVFDMQSIGDTITVVGKAPVAELFGFAGDLRSATEGRAMWSTEFAGFEMVPTSLLNEVVMSIRKRKGLKEQIPRPDDYLA from the coding sequence ATGACTAGAAGAAAAAAGATGGTAGAGCGGGTCACCGAGCTGATGGACAAGCCCGATCGGATCCGTAACATTGGTATCGTAGCACATATCGACCACGGGAAGACCACCCTCTCGGACAACCTGCTTGCAGGGGCCGGGATGATCTCCGAAGAACTTGCCGGTCACCAGCTCTTCATGGACTCTGACGAGGAGGAGCAGGCCCGCGGGATCACCATCGACTCGTCCAACGTCTCGATGGTCCACGAGTACGGCGGGAACCAGTACCTCATCAACATGATCGATACCCCTGGTCACGTCGACTTTGGTGGCGACGTCACCCGTGCGATGCGCGCGGTGGACGGTGCGGTCGTTGTCGTGGACGCCGTAGAGGGGACCATGCCCCAGACTGAGACGGTGTTGCGCCAGGCCCTCAAGGAGGGCGTCAAGCCGGTGCTCTTCGTCAACAAGGTCGACCGGCTGATCAATGAGCTCCAGGTCGATGCCACCGAGATGCAGATCCGTCTCGGCCGGGTCATCGACAAGGTGAACAAGCTCATCAAGGGCATGAATGAGAAGATGTACAACGATGGCTGGAAGCTCGATGCCGCACAGGGCACCGTGGCGTTCGGGTCTGCGCTGTACAACTGGGCGGTCTCGGTCCCGTACATGAAGATGTCGGGCGTGAACTTCGGCGAGGTCTTTGAGCGCTGCCGCGCCGAGGACATGAAGACCCTCGCAAAGAAGAGCCCGCTCCACGACGTGCTCCTCGATATGGTGGTCAAGCACCTGCCTAACCCGATCGAGGCCCAGGACCGGCGTGTCCACATCATCTGGCACGGGGACTATGAGTCCAAGGTCGGGAAGGCCATGATCGACTGTGACCCGAAGGGGCCGGTCGCCATGATGGTCACCGACATCTCCTTCGACCCGCACGCGGGCGAGGTCGCCACCGGGCGGCTCTTCTCAGGGACGCTCAGCCGCGGCGACGAACTCTATATCTCTGGTACGGGCGGCAAGGCCAACCGTCTCCAGCAGGTCGGGATCTTCATGGGTCCTGAGCGGATCGAGGTCGATAACCTCTGTGCCGGCAACATTGCGGCGGTCACCGGTCTCAAGGACGCTATCGTCGGGTCCACGGTCACCTCGATGATGGATATGGCGCCGTTCGAGTCGCTCCAGCACTACTCTGAGCCGGTCATGACGGTCGCCGTCGAGGCAAAGAACATGAAGGATCTCCCCAAGCTCGTCACCGTGCTCCGCCAGGTCGCCAAGGAAGACCCGACGGTCAGGGTCACCATCAACGAGGAGACCGGCGAGCACCTCATCTCAGGGATGGGCGAGCTCCACCTGGAGATCATCACCGGGAGGATCGCGAGGGACAAGGGTGTCGAGATCGTCACCTCCCCGCCGATCGTCGTCTACCGTGAAACTGTAGCCCAGAAGGCCGGGCCGGTCGAAGGGAAGTCCCCGAACCGCCACAACAGGTTCTATATCGAGCTCGAGCCGATGAACCCGCAGGTCGTCGACCTGATCAAGAGCGGCGAACTCTCGATGAACCTGCCCGAACTTGAGCGCCGTGAGATCCTGATGAACGCCGGCGTGGACAAGGACGAGGCCAAGAATATCAAGGCCATCGAGGGCACGAACGCCTTCTTCGACATGACCAAGGGTATCCAGTACCTCAACGAGACAATGGAACTGGTCTTCGAGGGCTGGCGCGAGGCGCTGGCCGGCGGCCCGCTCGCGGAAGAAGAGGTCCAGAACCTCAAGATCCGCCTGGTCGATGTGAAGCTCCACGAGGACGCCATCCACCGTGGCCCCGCCCAGGTTATTCCTGCGGTCAGGTCGGCGGTCAAGGCAGGGCTGCTGCTGGCAGGCGACACCCTCCTGGAACCGACGCAGAAGATCCAGATCACGGTCCCGATGGAACAGATGGGTGCGGCGACCGGCCAGATCCAGGGCCGGCGCGGGCAGGTCTTTGACATGCAGAGCATCGGCGACACGATCACGGTGGTCGGCAAGGCGCCGGTGGCCGAACTCTTCGGGTTCGCAGGCGACCTCAGGTCGGCGACCGAGGGACGTGC
- a CDS encoding 30S ribosomal protein S12: MGKGKFAARKLKREANKTRWSDVNYARRELMLDIKSDPLEGAPQARGIVLEKVGVEAKQPNSAIRKCVRVQLIKNGRQVTAFAVGDGAINFIDEHDEVTIEGIGGRLGRSKGDIPGVRFAVTKVNDVSLPEMVLGRKEKPRR; this comes from the coding sequence ATGGGAAAGGGTAAATTCGCAGCCAGAAAACTGAAGCGTGAGGCCAACAAGACTCGTTGGAGCGATGTCAACTATGCACGCCGTGAACTGATGCTCGATATCAAGTCTGACCCGCTCGAGGGCGCCCCGCAGGCCCGCGGCATCGTGCTCGAAAAGGTCGGCGTCGAGGCAAAACAGCCGAACTCGGCAATCAGGAAGTGCGTGCGCGTGCAGCTGATCAAGAACGGTCGCCAGGTCACGGCCTTTGCCGTCGGCGACGGGGCGATCAACTTCATCGACGAGCACGACGAAGTGACCATCGAGGGTATCGGCGGCCGTCTCGGCCGGTCCAAGGGTGATATTCCAGGGGTCCGTTTTGCAGTGACCAAGGTCAACGACGTCTCCCTCCCGGAGATGGTGCTTGGCCGTAAGGAGAAGCCGCGCAGGTGA
- a CDS encoding NUDIX hydrolase: protein MTEIYTGKRLKVELNRFTLPDGREKERVVVKPGNAAVMLPIEGDHCYLIRQYRFAIGEYIYEAPAGTLEEGEAPVETAHRELIEECGYAAEEMIPHGFIYTTPGFSDEQVYLFEARGLTPSHEFEPDDDEIIRVVQVPLTDLKAMCMDGRIADAKTIAIVCRCLR, encoded by the coding sequence ATGACCGAGATCTATACAGGAAAACGACTGAAAGTAGAACTGAACCGGTTCACCCTCCCGGACGGGAGGGAGAAGGAGCGCGTCGTCGTGAAGCCTGGCAACGCCGCGGTGATGCTCCCGATCGAGGGCGACCACTGTTACCTGATCAGGCAGTACCGGTTTGCGATCGGGGAGTACATCTATGAGGCCCCGGCCGGCACCCTCGAAGAGGGCGAAGCGCCGGTCGAGACCGCCCACCGCGAGCTGATCGAGGAGTGCGGGTATGCGGCAGAGGAGATGATCCCCCACGGGTTCATCTACACCACCCCCGGGTTCTCAGACGAGCAGGTCTACCTCTTCGAGGCGCGCGGCCTGACCCCGTCGCACGAGTTCGAACCTGACGACGACGAGATCATCAGGGTGGTCCAGGTGCCGCTCACCGACCTGAAGGCGATGTGCATGGACGGCCGGATCGCCGACGCCAAGACGATCGCGATCGTCTGCCGGTGCCTCAGATGA